A single region of the Pseudomonas sp. VD-NE ins genome encodes:
- the mutY gene encoding A/G-specific adenine glycosylase — protein sequence MRAEQFSTAVLDWFDRHGRHDLPWQQDINPYRVWVSEIMLQQTQVSTVLNYFDRFMAALPTVEALAEAPEDEVLHLWTGLGYYTRARNLQKTAKIVVSQYGGEFPRDVEKLTDLPGIGLSTAGAIASISMGLRAPILDGNVKRVLARFTAQEGYPGEPKVAKQLWANAERFTPHDRVNAYTQAMMDLGATLCTRSKPSCLLCPLERGCEAHMLGLETRYPIPKPRKAIPQKRTLMPMLANGDGAILLYRRPSSGLWGGLWSLPELDDLNDLQHLADQHSLTMGEQQALPSLVHTFSHFQLSIEPWLVQVQEAAHHVAEADWLWYNLATPPRLGLAAPVKTLLERAAAVLNAGESP from the coding sequence ATGAGAGCGGAGCAATTTTCCACGGCGGTGCTGGATTGGTTCGACCGCCACGGCCGCCACGATCTGCCTTGGCAGCAGGACATCAACCCGTATCGGGTGTGGGTGTCCGAGATCATGTTGCAACAGACCCAGGTCAGCACCGTGCTCAATTACTTCGACCGTTTCATGGCCGCGCTGCCGACGGTCGAAGCGCTGGCCGAGGCGCCGGAAGACGAAGTGCTGCACCTGTGGACGGGCCTGGGTTACTACACCCGCGCGCGCAATTTGCAGAAGACCGCGAAGATCGTCGTCAGCCAGTACGGCGGCGAATTTCCCCGGGACGTTGAAAAGCTCACCGATCTGCCGGGCATTGGCCTGTCCACCGCTGGCGCCATCGCCAGTATCAGCATGGGCCTGCGCGCGCCGATTCTCGACGGCAACGTCAAACGCGTGCTGGCGCGTTTTACTGCGCAAGAGGGCTACCCCGGCGAGCCGAAGGTCGCCAAACAGCTTTGGGCCAACGCTGAGCGCTTTACGCCGCACGATCGGGTCAACGCCTACACCCAGGCGATGATGGACCTTGGCGCAACACTCTGCACCCGCAGCAAGCCGAGCTGCCTGCTGTGTCCGCTGGAGCGCGGCTGCGAAGCGCACATGCTAGGCCTGGAAACCCGCTACCCGATTCCCAAGCCGCGCAAAGCCATCCCGCAGAAGCGCACGCTGATGCCAATGCTCGCCAACGGCGATGGTGCGATTCTGCTTTACCGTCGTCCCTCGAGCGGTTTGTGGGGCGGTTTGTGGAGCCTGCCGGAACTCGACGACCTCAACGACCTGCAACATCTCGCCGATCAGCACTCGCTGACCATGGGCGAGCAGCAGGCGCTGCCAAGCCTCGTCCACACGTTCAGCCATTTCCAGCTGTCCATCGAACCCTGGCTGGTTCAGGTGCAGGAGGCCGCCCATCACGTGGCCGAGGCCGACTGGCTCTGGTATAACCTCGCCACCCCGCCGCGCCTGGGCCTCGCCGCCCCGGTCAAAACCTTGCTCGAACGCGCGGCCGCCGTCTTGAATGCAGGAGAGTCGCCATGA
- a CDS encoding AsmA family protein — MKAFGKILGLVLLGLLLIVVAAGFALTHLFDPNDYKDEIRQIARDKAHIELTLNGDIGWSLFPWLGLELHEASVATLINPTEPYADLQMLGLSVRVLPLLRREVQMSDVRVEGLNLRLKRDKDGHGNWEDIGKVPAPAGATPPAATPGQPASEAPVAVEKPPQPIRLDIDSLTVNNARVEYNDEKTGKQFSAESIQLSTGPVHDSTNIPVKATAFLGTNQPVLRVRTELTGELRIERALQRYRFEDMKLSGELAGDPLQGKTMTFAAQGQLSLDKAANVAEWTGIKISANQLRALGELKANDLDKTPQITGGLSIAQFDLAKFVDSIGQKLPAMAEGSLSKVELVSRVAATPTSIAFDNINLKLDDSSFSGRIAVEDFAKQSLRAILKADTFNADRYLPPKSEKAANATQTRQAEVASTEADAMAGAGSTPLPDKPSKTAWSTERLLPVERLAKLDVDADLTFGQLTLDKLPIQNAALKATGQGGLLTLTNLSGELYNGGFAANGTLDVRPSAPVLNLQTKLNRVPVEKILESQGKNPPVKGLVTLTSNVTGSGNSQQALIDTLNGNASFVINNGVLLNANLEQQLCKGIATLNRKTLSGEPRGKDTPFQELKGNLTFRNGVASNPDLKVRIPGMTVNGDGDIDLRVLGMDYRVGIIVEGDTSAMPDPACQVGEKFVGVEWPLRCRGPLELGAKACRVDNDRLGQVATKLAGDKLSEKIDEKLGDKVSPELKNALKGLFKR; from the coding sequence ATGAAAGCGTTCGGCAAAATCCTGGGTCTGGTACTTCTCGGGCTGTTGCTGATCGTTGTGGCGGCAGGTTTTGCCCTGACCCACCTCTTCGATCCCAACGATTACAAAGACGAGATCCGCCAGATAGCCCGCGACAAGGCCCACATCGAGCTGACGCTCAATGGCGACATCGGCTGGAGCCTGTTCCCGTGGCTTGGCCTGGAACTGCACGAGGCCAGCGTCGCCACCCTGATCAATCCGACCGAACCGTATGCCGATCTGCAGATGCTCGGCCTGTCCGTGCGCGTGCTACCGCTGTTGCGCCGCGAAGTGCAAATGAGCGATGTGCGCGTCGAAGGCCTGAACCTGCGCCTGAAACGCGACAAGGACGGTCACGGCAACTGGGAAGACATCGGCAAGGTGCCCGCCCCGGCCGGAGCAACGCCGCCAGCCGCTACTCCAGGCCAGCCGGCCAGCGAAGCCCCTGTAGCGGTGGAAAAACCGCCGCAGCCGATCCGCCTCGACATCGACAGCCTGACCGTCAACAACGCCCGCGTTGAATACAACGACGAGAAGACCGGAAAGCAATTCAGCGCCGAAAGTATCCAGCTGAGCACCGGCCCGGTACACGATTCGACGAATATTCCGGTGAAAGCCACGGCATTCCTCGGCACCAACCAGCCCGTCCTGCGTGTGCGTACCGAACTCACCGGCGAGCTGCGCATCGAGCGCGCCCTGCAACGCTACAGGTTCGAAGACATGAAACTGTCCGGCGAACTGGCCGGCGATCCTTTGCAAGGCAAGACCATGACCTTCGCAGCTCAGGGCCAGTTATCGCTGGATAAAGCCGCGAACGTCGCCGAATGGACCGGCATCAAGATTTCCGCCAACCAGTTGCGCGCCTTGGGCGAGCTGAAAGCCAACGACCTCGACAAGACCCCGCAGATTACTGGCGGGCTCTCCATCGCCCAGTTCGATCTGGCGAAATTCGTCGACAGCATCGGTCAGAAACTGCCGGCCATGGCCGAGGGCAGCCTGAGCAAGGTCGAACTGGTCAGCCGCGTTGCCGCCACGCCCACCAGCATTGCTTTCGACAACATCAACCTGAAACTCGACGACAGCAGCTTCAGCGGCCGCATCGCCGTCGAAGACTTCGCCAAGCAATCGTTGCGGGCGATCCTCAAGGCTGACACGTTCAACGCTGACCGTTACCTGCCACCAAAATCGGAAAAAGCCGCCAACGCCACACAAACGCGCCAGGCCGAAGTCGCCAGCACCGAAGCCGATGCCATGGCCGGCGCGGGCTCAACGCCACTGCCGGACAAACCAAGCAAAACCGCCTGGAGTACCGAGCGCCTGTTGCCGGTTGAACGCCTGGCCAAACTCGACGTCGATGCCGATCTGACCTTCGGCCAACTGACCCTCGACAAACTGCCGATCCAGAACGCCGCACTGAAAGCCACCGGCCAGGGCGGCTTGCTGACCCTGACCAACCTGAGCGGCGAACTGTACAACGGCGGTTTCGCCGCCAATGGCACCCTCGATGTACGCCCGAGCGCGCCTGTGCTGAACCTGCAGACCAAGCTCAATCGCGTGCCTGTAGAAAAAATCCTCGAAAGCCAAGGCAAGAACCCGCCGGTCAAAGGCCTGGTAACCCTCACCAGCAATGTCACTGGCAGCGGCAACAGCCAGCAGGCACTGATCGATACGCTTAACGGCAACGCCAGTTTCGTGATCAACAACGGCGTGCTGCTCAACGCCAACCTTGAACAGCAACTGTGCAAAGGCATCGCCACGCTCAACCGCAAAACCCTCAGCGGCGAGCCACGCGGCAAAGACACGCCATTCCAGGAACTCAAGGGCAACCTGACCTTCCGCAACGGCGTCGCCAGCAACCCTGACCTGAAAGTGCGCATCCCCGGCATGACCGTCAACGGTGACGGCGACATCGACCTGCGCGTGCTCGGCATGGACTACCGCGTCGGCATCATCGTCGAAGGCGACACCAGCGCCATGCCGGATCCGGCGTGTCAGGTCGGCGAAAAATTCGTCGGAGTCGAATGGCCGCTGCGCTGCCGTGGCCCGCTGGAATTGGGCGCCAAGGCCTGCCGCGTCGACAACGATCGCCTCGGTCAGGTCGCGACCAAACTGGCCGGCGACAAGCTCAGTGAAAAAATCGACGAAAAACTCGGTGACAAGGTCAGCCCGGAACTGAAAAACGCATTGAAGGGGCTGTTCAAGCGATGA
- a CDS encoding acetyl-CoA sensor PanZ family protein: MPIIVQALKDASYQDQQDLQKIYRDAPEWLFAPFSGEADLIEGALADGSFIAGRFNDRLLGAGILQRHQGVWYLSHLCVRKITRRRGVAERLVNQAQKMASQAGAELRLLAPAEHPEAQALAARLQIPLDVLAT; the protein is encoded by the coding sequence ATGCCGATCATTGTCCAAGCCCTGAAAGACGCCAGTTATCAGGATCAGCAGGATTTGCAGAAGATCTATCGCGATGCCCCGGAATGGCTGTTCGCACCGTTTTCCGGGGAGGCTGACCTGATCGAAGGCGCCCTCGCGGACGGCTCTTTTATCGCTGGCCGCTTCAACGACCGCTTGCTGGGTGCCGGCATTCTGCAAAGGCATCAAGGCGTCTGGTACTTGTCCCATTTATGCGTACGAAAAATTACCCGTCGCCGTGGGGTCGCCGAGAGACTGGTGAACCAAGCGCAGAAAATGGCGTCGCAAGCGGGTGCCGAACTGCGCTTGCTGGCCCCTGCGGAACATCCCGAGGCTCAAGCACTCGCCGCCAGGTTGCAGATACCGCTGGACGTCCTGGCAACATGA
- a CDS encoding OFA family MFS transporter, with protein sequence MSTSITADGLKADQPAFLSKERIIAKPGFNRWLVPPAALAIHLCIGMAYGFSVFWLPLSKALGVTAPVACAPDMSFIAQVFSSQCDWPISMLGWIYTLFFIFLGCSAAIWGGWLEHAGPRKAGVVSALCWCGGLLISALGIYTHQIWLMWIGSGVIGGIGLGLGYISPVSTLIKWFPDKRGMATGMAIMGFGGGAMVGAPLATALMSHFGSAEGVGVWQSFVAMAAIYFVFMIGGALSYRVPPTGWKPEGWTAPAKKASNSMITHRHVHVNVAWKTPQFRLVWLVLCLNVSAGIGILGMASPLLQEVFGGKLLGVDVPFGQLDAGQLASIAAIAAGFTGLLSLFNIGGRFFWASFSDYLGRKNTYFVFFALGFALYALIPNMGHLGNVALFVAAFCIILSMYGGGFATVPAYLADLFGTQMVGAIHGRLLTAWAAAGVLGPVLVNYLREYQLSIGVERAAAYDITLYILAGLLVLGFLCNLMVRPVADKYFMTDAELAAEQALGHDKGADASTVLEWKAAPGSKPLAIAAWLAVGIPLAWGVWVTLQKTAVLFH encoded by the coding sequence ATGAGCACGAGCATCACGGCGGACGGCCTCAAAGCCGATCAGCCCGCGTTCCTGTCCAAGGAGCGCATCATCGCCAAGCCCGGTTTCAACCGTTGGCTGGTTCCACCGGCCGCTCTGGCCATCCACCTGTGCATCGGCATGGCCTACGGCTTCTCGGTGTTCTGGTTGCCGCTGTCCAAGGCGCTGGGCGTTACCGCCCCGGTGGCTTGCGCGCCGGACATGAGCTTCATCGCACAAGTGTTCTCGTCGCAATGCGACTGGCCGATCTCGATGCTCGGCTGGATCTACACACTGTTCTTCATTTTCCTCGGCTGCTCGGCAGCGATCTGGGGTGGCTGGCTGGAACACGCCGGGCCACGCAAGGCTGGCGTGGTCTCGGCACTGTGCTGGTGCGGCGGTCTGCTGATCTCGGCGCTGGGTATTTATACCCACCAGATCTGGCTGATGTGGATCGGTTCCGGCGTGATCGGCGGTATCGGTCTGGGCCTGGGCTATATCTCGCCGGTATCGACCCTGATCAAGTGGTTCCCGGACAAGCGCGGCATGGCCACCGGCATGGCAATCATGGGCTTCGGCGGTGGCGCGATGGTCGGTGCACCGCTGGCAACTGCGCTGATGAGCCACTTTGGCTCGGCTGAAGGTGTTGGCGTCTGGCAGAGTTTCGTGGCCATGGCCGCGATCTACTTTGTATTCATGATCGGTGGCGCTCTATCGTACCGCGTGCCGCCAACCGGCTGGAAACCTGAAGGCTGGACCGCTCCGGCGAAAAAGGCTTCCAACTCGATGATCACTCATCGCCACGTGCACGTGAATGTGGCGTGGAAAACCCCGCAATTCCGTCTGGTCTGGCTGGTGCTGTGCCTGAACGTATCCGCCGGTATCGGCATCCTCGGCATGGCTTCGCCACTGCTGCAGGAAGTGTTCGGCGGTAAATTGCTGGGTGTTGATGTTCCGTTCGGTCAACTGGACGCCGGTCAACTGGCTTCGATTGCCGCCATTGCTGCCGGTTTCACCGGTCTGCTGAGCCTGTTCAACATCGGTGGCCGCTTCTTCTGGGCTTCGTTCTCGGACTATCTGGGGCGTAAAAACACCTACTTCGTATTCTTTGCGCTGGGTTTTGCCCTGTACGCGCTGATTCCGAACATGGGCCATCTGGGCAATGTTGCGCTGTTCGTGGCGGCGTTCTGCATCATTCTGTCGATGTACGGCGGTGGTTTTGCCACTGTTCCGGCCTATCTGGCCGACCTGTTCGGTACGCAGATGGTCGGTGCGATCCACGGTCGTCTGCTGACGGCTTGGGCTGCGGCTGGCGTACTGGGTCCAGTGTTGGTGAACTACTTGCGTGAATATCAGTTGAGCATCGGCGTTGAACGCGCTGCCGCTTACGACATCACTTTGTACATCCTCGCCGGCCTGCTGGTGCTGGGCTTCCTGTGCAACCTGATGGTGCGTCCGGTGGCCGACAAGTACTTCATGACCGACGCTGAGCTGGCCGCCGAACAGGCGCTGGGCCACGACAAAGGTGCTGACGCCAGCACCGTTCTGGAGTGGAAAGCCGCACCGGGCAGCAAGCCGCTGGCAATCGCCGCGTGGCTGGCTGTAGGTATTCCGTTGGCGTGGGGTGTGTGGGTGACCCTGCAGAAAACGGCGGTACTGTTTCACTAA